In Methanosarcina siciliae T4/M, one genomic interval encodes:
- a CDS encoding cupredoxin domain-containing protein, which yields MIKKLILLLVVLAVLVFAYMNWWGGNQEREEAMGDSGGSGGTSGGTQQPTGVETPQEAITPEETETSEETETSEETETSEETETSEETETLEEAETPQETETAEEDETPEETVTPGLESGIEEEQTENVTGEEEETGTVQPEETEPETYLVRLKNYLFIPSELEINEGDTVVWRNFDESDVFTLSSEEELFEDQQLGYGNTLNYTFTENGSYSFSANGYPNMQMTITVK from the coding sequence GTGATAAAAAAACTCATTCTGCTCCTCGTAGTCCTGGCAGTATTAGTGTTTGCCTACATGAACTGGTGGGGAGGAAATCAGGAGCGAGAAGAAGCCATGGGGGATTCCGGGGGTTCGGGTGGCACTTCAGGAGGAACACAGCAACCAACAGGAGTGGAGACACCGCAAGAGGCAATAACACCAGAAGAAACGGAAACATCTGAAGAAACGGAAACATCTGAAGAAACGGAAACATCTGAAGAAACGGAAACATCTGAAGAAACGGAAACATTAGAAGAAGCAGAGACGCCGCAAGAAACAGAAACGGCTGAAGAGGACGAAACGCCCGAGGAAACAGTAACTCCGGGTCTTGAGTCCGGAATTGAAGAGGAACAAACCGAAAACGTGACCGGTGAAGAGGAAGAAACAGGGACAGTGCAGCCTGAGGAAACCGAGCCGGAAACTTACCTTGTAAGGCTCAAGAATTATCTCTTTATTCCCTCCGAACTGGAGATAAATGAAGGGGATACGGTTGTGTGGAGAAATTTCGATGAATCCGATGTTTTTACCCTGAGTAGTGAAGAGGAGCTTTTTGAGGATCAACAGCTTGGATACGGAAATACCCTGAACTATACGTTTACTGAAAACGGAAGCTACAGTTTCAGTGCAAATGGGTATCCGAACATGCAGATGACCATCACGGTAAAATAA
- a CDS encoding tRNA (guanine(10)-N(2))-dimethyltransferase — MIRRTIVEGTTKISVPVPPPDANFPPSAAPVFYNPEMELNRDINVAATAAFVKRLLSRKDLKREEVRYVDAFSASGIRGLRIAGEVGIHATMNDWNPEAFELIKENIKINGLEEKAQATRKNANVLLHEQKFHIVDVDPFGTPAPYLDATATSAQGMLAVTATDTAPLCGAHLNSGIRKYASVPLNTEYHSEMGLRVLLGACARELAKHEKGMLPLLSHVTRHYVRSYLEVLPGAGQADKTLKSMGFSVHCPKCGFRGPVYGLAVHIEKECPACGAQTKVAGPLWLGPFRKSEFCNEALSELEVHPLNMKEKAKKIITFCRDELDIPMFYDQHVICKELGASATGIETLIETLKADGFEASRTHFSGTSFRTDAPIAEIKKIIQALSG; from the coding sequence ATGATCCGTAGAACTATAGTGGAAGGGACGACAAAGATTTCGGTTCCGGTCCCACCTCCGGATGCAAATTTCCCTCCCTCGGCAGCGCCGGTGTTCTATAACCCGGAGATGGAGTTGAACCGGGATATCAATGTTGCAGCAACTGCAGCATTTGTGAAGAGGCTTCTTTCGAGAAAAGACTTGAAGAGAGAGGAGGTCCGCTACGTAGATGCCTTTTCAGCATCAGGAATCCGGGGTCTCAGGATTGCAGGGGAAGTAGGAATACATGCGACCATGAATGACTGGAACCCTGAAGCGTTTGAACTGATAAAGGAAAATATAAAGATTAATGGGCTTGAGGAAAAAGCCCAGGCTACACGCAAGAATGCAAATGTGCTGCTTCATGAGCAGAAATTCCATATCGTGGATGTCGACCCGTTCGGGACCCCTGCGCCTTACCTCGATGCAACCGCAACTTCGGCACAGGGCATGCTCGCGGTTACTGCAACAGATACTGCTCCCCTCTGTGGAGCCCATTTGAATTCGGGAATCAGAAAGTACGCATCCGTACCTCTGAATACGGAGTATCACAGCGAGATGGGCTTAAGGGTCCTCCTCGGAGCCTGTGCCAGAGAACTTGCAAAACACGAAAAAGGGATGCTGCCCCTACTTTCACATGTCACGCGGCACTATGTTCGCAGCTACCTTGAAGTGCTTCCCGGAGCCGGACAGGCTGACAAGACCTTGAAATCCATGGGATTCAGCGTTCACTGCCCGAAGTGTGGATTCAGAGGCCCTGTCTACGGGCTTGCCGTGCATATTGAGAAAGAATGTCCTGCCTGTGGAGCCCAGACAAAGGTTGCAGGTCCTCTGTGGCTCGGACCTTTTAGAAAATCGGAGTTCTGCAATGAGGCGCTTTCCGAGCTTGAGGTGCACCCTCTGAACATGAAAGAGAAAGCAAAAAAAATAATTACGTTCTGCAGGGACGAACTCGACATTCCCATGTTCTATGACCAGCACGTAATCTGTAAGGAACTTGGGGCTTCTGCAACAGGGATCGAGACTCTGATCGAGACTCTTAAAGCCGACGGGTTTGAGGCTTCAAGGACTCATTTCAGCGGGACTTCGTTCAGGACAGATGCTCCCATTGCTGAAATAAAGAAAATAATCCAGGCACTTTCCGGCTGA
- a CDS encoding MarR family winged helix-turn-helix transcriptional regulator — MSDDDVEKLFLQEKPTLALLFIGSMGKTYASVISKEIDSTFAHTTRILSKMEQSGLIRFTFEGRIKFVELTEYGKEVETALKEFRNIITAESPASEEIQKTEEEIEEKGEAAEGNKSEKPKEATEIENIKELDLLSVEILEKVRNLRNKIESIHREAVEQGQSKEMVSRKLGPYSRDIRKLHSQVEKAESPVDEAVVSALEETERLLEAYLKGPKPENT; from the coding sequence ATGTCCGACGATGATGTAGAAAAGCTATTTTTGCAGGAGAAGCCCACTCTTGCATTGCTGTTTATAGGTTCGATGGGAAAAACCTATGCTTCGGTTATTTCAAAGGAGATAGACTCGACTTTTGCCCATACCACGAGAATTCTTTCGAAGATGGAGCAGTCCGGACTTATAAGATTCACATTTGAAGGACGGATTAAGTTTGTCGAACTTACTGAGTACGGAAAGGAAGTGGAAACCGCCCTTAAAGAGTTCCGAAACATAATTACAGCAGAATCTCCTGCAAGCGAAGAAATACAAAAAACAGAAGAAGAAATTGAAGAAAAAGGCGAAGCGGCGGAAGGCAATAAATCAGAGAAACCGAAAGAAGCAACCGAAATTGAGAACATAAAAGAGCTTGACCTTCTAAGTGTTGAGATCCTTGAAAAGGTCAGGAACCTTAGAAATAAGATCGAGAGCATCCACAGGGAAGCAGTTGAACAAGGACAGAGTAAAGAGATGGTTTCCAGAAAACTTGGCCCTTACAGCCGGGATATCAGGAAACTGCATAGCCAGGTTGAGAAGGCTGAAAGCCCTGTTGATGAAGCAGTAGTTTCGGCTCTGGAAGAGACTGAAAGACTCCTTGAGGCTTATCTTAAGGGTCCAAAACCGGAAAATACTTAA
- a CDS encoding DUF2110 family protein yields the protein MEKVVTLQHIYGKKRDRMAELLKSLVENELKDLEVKVEVSITPENWAEFTLEGEDEEVSANLLKSRYGSPAKKAEPGKVYLGFLQAFTEDAFIANIGIPVRIEAEELKALGSGKPKQLASRFGLVPHLPVEVEVFEANKKIKASFTKKQFDLWWGWKKASTDRVIINAATRSEIKSAVKKTGHGRDIYEIERLGLLEHAVVCREKTDGPGIVAAIGPRLKSEMGVVIGDSR from the coding sequence ATGGAAAAAGTTGTGACCCTTCAGCATATTTATGGAAAAAAGCGGGACAGAATGGCTGAACTCCTGAAAAGCCTGGTTGAGAATGAATTAAAAGACCTTGAAGTAAAGGTTGAGGTCTCCATTACCCCGGAAAACTGGGCAGAGTTTACCCTTGAGGGTGAAGATGAAGAGGTATCGGCAAATCTCCTGAAATCCAGGTACGGAAGTCCTGCAAAAAAAGCCGAACCAGGGAAGGTGTACCTGGGTTTTCTTCAGGCTTTTACGGAGGACGCGTTTATTGCCAACATCGGTATCCCTGTGCGCATCGAAGCAGAGGAACTTAAAGCCCTGGGCAGCGGAAAGCCAAAACAGCTTGCATCAAGGTTCGGTCTGGTCCCTCACCTGCCGGTTGAAGTTGAGGTATTTGAGGCTAACAAAAAAATAAAAGCCAGTTTTACAAAAAAACAGTTTGACCTATGGTGGGGATGGAAAAAAGCAAGTACTGACAGGGTTATCATTAATGCCGCCACCCGTTCGGAAATTAAAAGTGCGGTAAAAAAGACAGGGCACGGCCGGGACATTTACGAAATCGAGCGCCTCGGGCTGCTTGAGCATGCCGTCGTATGCCGTGAAAAAACAGACGGACCCGGAATCGTGGCAGCAATAGGGCCCCGCCTGAAATCCGAAATGGGAGTCGTAATCGGAGATTCCCGCTAA
- a CDS encoding V4R domain-containing protein: protein MAKPETRTEFFYTERGLIAVDSPVKLQILNLLREEPKSFDEIVKFTAKAKSTISVHLNNLRTCELVEENSDPEDRRKKIYSLTSQYMGCSKEPFPEHYRSLLEKVAENENDRSCFMGALFHVLRFGFEAYGIDNAPVVRTIGKDIGKCLSANFESNTPEALFKEIAAFMEFHGDCRVSVLMGGSPALQIEDDFKARFMPAIGKPFCVLREGILEGVLKGKLGKECGVLETECYGTGHTRCLFEITM, encoded by the coding sequence ATGGCAAAACCTGAGACCAGAACTGAATTTTTTTATACCGAAAGAGGGCTCATAGCCGTAGACAGCCCTGTTAAACTCCAGATCCTGAATTTGCTCAGGGAAGAGCCAAAATCGTTTGACGAAATTGTAAAATTTACGGCAAAAGCCAAATCAACCATTTCCGTTCATCTTAATAATCTCAGAACATGCGAGCTTGTTGAAGAAAATTCGGACCCCGAAGACCGGCGCAAGAAGATTTATTCCCTTACTTCCCAGTACATGGGTTGCTCCAAGGAGCCTTTTCCGGAGCATTACCGAAGCTTGCTGGAAAAAGTTGCTGAAAACGAAAATGACAGGTCCTGCTTTATGGGAGCCCTTTTTCATGTGCTACGATTCGGTTTTGAAGCATACGGTATTGATAATGCCCCTGTTGTCAGGACGATCGGAAAAGACATTGGAAAATGTCTTTCTGCTAATTTTGAATCAAACACCCCTGAAGCCCTGTTTAAGGAAATTGCAGCCTTTATGGAATTTCACGGGGACTGCCGGGTCTCGGTGCTCATGGGCGGTTCTCCTGCCCTTCAGATTGAAGACGACTTTAAAGCCAGGTTCATGCCGGCAATAGGAAAACCTTTCTGTGTTCTCAGAGAAGGCATCCTTGAAGGCGTCCTTAAAGGAAAACTGGGAAAAGAGTGCGGAGTCCTGGAAACCGAGTGTTATGGGACCGGGCACACCCGCTGCCTTTTTGAAATTACAATGTAA